The following are from one region of the Quercus robur chromosome 1, dhQueRobu3.1, whole genome shotgun sequence genome:
- the LOC126707446 gene encoding uncharacterized protein LOC126707446 yields MPTKQALMRRTIIGNSICDHCQAEVEDPLHALWTCTELDTIWANQALWEFRNSVGFADFKDLVSWIIAEGKQLDLFAITACLDEFHMTRQGLKFQRQRAIQSAQNQWFPPPTDMVKINFDGATCPKKKKVGIGVVIHDVNGLVLASCAKIKHQPYKAVEIESLATATTLSLATNLGFRWVILEGDSMEVIQALQENS; encoded by the exons ATGCCAACGAAACAAGCCTTGATGAGACGCACAATCATTGGTAATTCAATCTGTGACCATTGCCAAGCTGAAGTTGAAGACCCACTCCATGCCTTGTGGACTTGCACTGAGTTGGACACGATCTGGGCAAATCAAGCTTTATGGGAATTCCGAAACTCCGTCGGTTTTGCAGATTTTAAAGACTTGGTTTCATGGATAATAGCAGAGGGTAAACAACTGGATCTTTTTGCAATCACCGCATG TTTGGATGAGTTTCACATGACAAGACAAGGACTAAAGTTTCAGAGGCAACGTGCAATCCAATCAGCACAAAACCAATGGTTTCCTCCTCCAACGGACATGGTGAAAATAAATTTCGATGGAGCGACGtgtccaaaaaagaagaaggtcgGTATAGGAGTAGTGATTCATGATGTAAATGGTTTGGTGCTGGCCTCATGTGCAAAGATAAAACACCAACCTTACAAGGCAGTGGAGATTGAATCCTTGGCAACAGCAACGACACTATCCCTTGCAACAAATCTTGGTTTTCGATGGGTTATTTTGGAGGGAGATTCAATGGAAGTGATACAAGCTTTGCAAGAGAATTCATAG
- the LOC126689034 gene encoding PHD finger-like domain-containing protein 5A: MAKHHPDLIMCRKQPGIAIGRLCEKCDGKCVICDSYVRPCTLVRVCDECNYGSFQGRCVICGGVGISDAYYCKECTQQEKDRDGCPKIVNLGSAKTDLFYERKKYGFKKR; encoded by the coding sequence ATGGCCAAGCATCATCCAGATTTGATTATGTGCCGAAAGCAGCCAGGAATTGCTATTGGGCGACTTTGTGAGAAATGTGATGGGAAGTGTGTGATCTGTGATTCCTATGTCCGCCCTTGCACACTTGTTCGAGTTTGTGATGAATGCAACTATGGGTCCTTTCAGGGTCGGTGTGTTATCTGTGGAGGAGTGGGAATTTCTGATGCCTACTACTGCAAAGAGTGTACGCAGCAGGAGAAAGATAGGGATGGATGTCCAAAAATTGTTAATTTAGGGAGTGCCAAAACAGACCTATTCTATGAACGTAAGAAATATGGTTTTAAGAAAAGATGA